A single window of Acanthopagrus latus isolate v.2019 chromosome 1, fAcaLat1.1, whole genome shotgun sequence DNA harbors:
- the lrrtm1 gene encoding leucine-rich repeat transmembrane neuronal protein 1, translated as MLMDFLLIGLYLKWPLKKPPGLILCLLGIFLRTVPLVEGVCPRLCRCDSKLLYCEGLNLTDIPRNLSSAMGLSMRENNLTELREGQLAGLSQLTWLYLDHNNIDIVEEGAFDRLRRVKELDLSSNRIEILPNGTFRPLPNLRILDLSYNRLQALEPDLFHGLRKLTNLHLRYNALKFVPVRIFQDCRSMQFLDLGYNQLQSLARNSFAGLFKLTELHLEHNELVKVNLAHFPRLISLRTLYMHNNRATIVVNTLEWTWHFLEKIDLSANEIEYIEPHVFESAPNLKVLMLDSNRLTSLDQHILDSWSSLDSITLAGNDWECSRNVCALASWLSAFRGQRDNSLLCSSPDTAQGEDVLDAVYAFQLCEDPPMDVTTAGLYASTRDLAQGGSVFLGPFTPNPYEGEGGEVVTSSFTVTVGHDDLESTMQIHKVVTGTMALIFSFLIIVLMLYVAWKCFPAGIRQLRQCFSSQRRKQKQKQSMQQMAAISTPEYYVDYKPNHIEGALVIINEYGSCTCQQQPSRECEV; from the coding sequence ATGCTAATGGATTTCCTTCTAATTGGACTGTATTTAAAGTGGCCACTGAAGAAGCCCCCTGGGTTGATACTGTGTTTATTGGGCATTTTTCTGAGAACGGTTCCCTTGGTGGAGGGGGTTTGTCCAAGGCTGTGCCGCTGCGACAGCAAGCTGCTGTACTGCGAGGGGCTCAACCTCACAGACATTCCCCGCAATCTGAGCAGTGCCATGGGCCTGTCCATGAGAGAGAACAACTTGACCGAGCTGCGTGAAGGCCAACTGGCTGGTCTGTCACAGCTCACCTGGCTCTACCTAGATCACAACAACATTGACATTGTGGAGGAGGGTGCATTTGACAGGCTAAGACGGGTCAAGGAGTTGGACCTCAGCAGCAACCGGATTGAGATTCTGCCAAATGGCACCTTTAGGCCCCTCCCAAACCTGCGTATCCTGGACCTCTCATACAACAGGCTGCAGGCACTAGAGCCTGACCTGTTCCACGGCCTTAGAAAGCTCACCAATTTGCATTTGCGCTACAATGCTCTAAAATTTGTGCCAGTGCGGATTTTTCAAGACTGCCGAAGCATGCAGTTTCTGGACTTGGGATACAACCAACTGCAGAGCCTGGCACGAAACTCCTTCGCAGGCCTCTTCAAGTTGACCGAGTTGCATCTTGAGCACAATGAACTAGTTAAGGTCAACCTAGCCCACTTCCCTCGCCTCATCTCTTTACGTACTCTGTACATGCACAACAATCGTGCCACTATTGTTGTTAATACACTGGAATGGACATGGCATTTTTTAGAGAAGATTGACCTGTCAGCCAATGAAATCGAGTACATTGAGCCACATGTTTTTGAGAGTGCACCCAACCTAAAGGTGCTAATGCTAGACTCCAATCGGTTGACATCTTTGGACCAGCACATCCTGGACTCTTGGTCATCTCTGGACAGCATTACCCTGGCAGGGAATGACTGGGAGTGCAGTCGCAATGTGTGTGCCTTGGCCTCTTGGCTGAGTGCCTTCCGAGGCCAGCGTGACAATTCCCTGCTGTGTTCAAGCCCCGACACCGCACAGGGCGAGGATGTCTTGGATGCTGTCTATGCTTTTCAGCTATGTGAGGATCCCCCAATGGATGTGACTACAGCAGGCCTGTATGCCTCTACAAGGGATCTGGCCCAGGGAGGCTCTGTTTTCCTGGGCCCATTTACTCCCAACCCTTATGAGGGTGAGGGTGGTGAGGTAGTCACCAGTTCTTTCACTGTCACAGTGGGCCATGATGACCTGGAGAGCACCATGCAGATCCACAAGGTGGTGACTGGTACCATGGCACTCATCTTTTCCTTTCTCATCATTGTGCTCATGCTGTATGTGGCATGGAAGTGCTTTCCAGCCGGAATAAGACAGCTGAGGCAGTGCTTCAGCAGTCAGCGCCGTAAGCAGAAGCAAAAGCAAAGCATGCAGCAGATGGCTGCGATTTCGACACCGGAGTACTATGTTGACTATAAACCTAACCACATTGAGGGAGCTCTGGTAATCATCAATGAATATGGCTCATGCACTTGCCAACAGCAACCTTCTCGGGAATGTGAGGTGTGA